The nucleotide sequence CAGCAACCTGGATCTGAGAGCTCTTACTTGAATCCAGATACTCAATAGCACTGATTGTTGACTGTTGACACTCGGCAACCATTGAACAACTCAATACGGTTGCTATATAGCTGTTCGATATTTTATTAGCGTATTAAACGTCATTCCCGTCAACTGTTGTGTTGATCGGATGAGATGTGACTGATCGGCATACCCTGCGGCCACCGCTACCAATGCTGGCTCTATCCCCTTGCAGCCGTATCCAATGGCCCGATTAAGTTGGTGAATAGCGACAAGTGTTTTCGGTCCGTACCCAAAAACACGATTACAAATCCGTTGCAACGTCCTCGTGGATAATCCCTGCATCTCCGCGAGATCCTTTACCCGTATCCCACGACGAGCAGCATGATCAATCGCATGGGCGAGACCGATGTCCGTTGGCGAAGCTAAGCATTGCCGCCACAGCGAAGTGCCACTGCATTTTAGTGCCAAGACCGGATTATGTATAGCAACTTCTTGAACCGACATTGGTAGCTCTACCAACTCGCTTAGCGCTACTCGTTCATTCTGAAGTTCACAAACGGGTAAGCCAAGCATCTGATGGGCCATACCAGGGGCAAACCGAAGCCCCCAAGTGACCTGGCCGGGTTGGGTAGAAACCAACGAAGCCTGCGTATCTGGACCAGCAAAGATGATCTTATTTCCCGAAATAACCAAATCCATAGCAGCATCGGGAAGGACCAGATGTTGCTGATCCCCTCCGGTAACCCGCCAAAGGGTTGTCCCAGGGATTGGACCAACCCATTCTGTCATCCCAGCCATGGGTTCAGTTCTCTCCTAATAATCCACCATAAGCGTTGTCCGAATTGTTCTATCCCAAATCACACGGAGCTCATACGGTAACCACATGATCACGTTTACAACCGTTGAACTGTACTCATCTTCTGCCGCACAATCGGCCGAATTCATATCGAAACTATCCGACTACGAGCAAACCTTTTATGGTGACGATTACGTAGATATTCATGCAAATGATGGTTTCACCATTGCATTCAATACAACCCAAAACCCACGCCCACCTCTCGCTATTTTTCAGGTAAAGGATTTGGAGGCCATGCGCGCCAAGGTTATTGATATAGGTGGAGAGATAACTGTTGAGCCTTTTGATTTTCCAGGTGGCCGCCGTTTCCAATTCCGTGAGCCAGGCCGTAATGAGCTTGCTTTTTGGGTTAGTAACGCCCAATAGCAGCGCAACCCTTCACTACTAAGAAGCGTGGCTTCAAATCACGAAGGAATATTGAAGCCACGCTGTACAACAAAGGGCGGCGGCAACCACCGCCCAGGGGTTATAGGGCTAAGTCCAAACCAGGGCCGACCAGGCGACTAGATTCAGAAGTTGTCCCTAAGACGAGGAGGTCCAGGCCAGCCGTTTCAACATCAGCGGTCAGGGCATCAAGGTCACGGGTCGTCACCACAACCTGCGTTGGCGCCTCACCGAACCAAAACGCTAGGCGGTCCTCATCGGCTACATCAACCGTTACGTCAAGGCCAAGAGCAGCACGTGGGTTCGCTACCCGTTGGGGGTCTTGGGCACGCAAGATTTCAACCAAGCTGGTGACCAGCCCACCAGTGCTCACGTCGTGGGCACTGAGCATGGCCGTTGAGCTGCGTAGTAGCCGTTGCAGGGCTATCTCTCGGTCGAGGTCCACATCAGCCGGTCGGCCAGCGATTCGACCGTTGACAACCCAATCCCATTCAGAACCGGCCAAGGCCTGGTCTGCCGGACGCAAATCACCGATAAGCACAACAGAAATACCCGACTCAGGTGCAAACGACGGTCGGGCGTTGTGGACGTCATCAATGATGCCCATAATGCCCATAACCGGTGTGGGATGAATGGCCGCATCACCGGTTTGGTTATAAAAGCTCACATTGCCGCCTGTGATTGGTGTACCAAGCGCTACGCAGGCTTCTTCAAGGCCGGTAATGGTGTCTTGGAACTGACCCATAATTTCAGGACGTTCTGGTGAACCGAAATTCAAACAGTTTGTTGCCGCAACCGGTTCGGCTCCCACGCAAGCTACGTTACGAGTTGACTCAGCCACCACCCGTCGAATACCAACGAGCGGGTCTAGGGCACACAGTCGACCATTGCCATCTGTTGAGAATGCCACACCACGAACATGGTTAGGTTGTAAGCGCAATACTGCCGCATCTCCGCCAGGCCCAGCGATGGTACCGTGCCCCACAATGGCGTCATATTGTTCGATCACTTCACTAGGAACCGTGATATTCGGACTCGCCAACACCCGTTCAGCCATGGCCGTAATAGCCGCGGTATCAAGCTCAGCGCTTTGGGTTCGGGCATCAGCATCAACATCAATATCAGCGTTCGGGTGCGTCCAGGCCTCAATCGGCCGGTGATACACCGGACCATCGGCTGCAAGTGATGCTGCCGGAACATCGTGTTCAAGCACCCCGTTGCGCCAAAAACGGAGTCGGTCACCCTCCACAACCTTGCCGATAGGAACCGCATCCACACCCCACTTGGCGCAGGTCGCTATGACCGTTTCGACCCGTTCAGGTTTAACAAGGGCAAGCATCCGCTCTTGACTCTCCGAGCAGATGATCTCCCAGGCCTCCATATCTGGTTCACGGAGATTCACCAGATCAAGATTGACGTCCATCCCCATTCGGGCCGCAGAAGCCATCTCAGAGGTTGAGCATACGATGCCCGCAGCACCCATGTCTTGGATACCACTCAACAAATCTGCGTCATAAAGCTCAAGGCAAGCCTCAATCACACCTTTGGCCGCAAATGGGTCGCCCACTTGCACATTAGGACGTTTCGTTTCGTCGATGCCACCCTCATCAAACTCTTCACTAGCCAAAATTGAGGCGCCACCGATTCCGTCTCGTCCGGTGCGTTGCCCAATCAATATCGCGATGTCACCAACCTGTTCGGCGCGGGCAAGCTGAATACGGTCCTTCTTTAACAGCCCAGCACAGAATACGTTAACCAACGGATTGCCCTGATACGACGGGTCATACACCACTTCACCGCCCACATTGGGAATACCAACACAGTTCCCATAATGGCTGATCCCATGTACCACCCCATCTTTTACCCACTGGGTGGTGGAGGTATCAGGGTCACCAAAGCGCAGTGGGTTCATCAGCGCAATAGGCCGCGCCCCCATCGTCAAAATATCGCGGATAATCCCGCCCACCCCCGTTGCGGCTCCCTGGAAGGGTTCCACATAAGAGGGGTGATTATGGCTTTCAATTTTGAACGTAACCGCCCAGTCACCACCAACGTCAACCACACCGGCGTTTTCACCCGGTCCAACAAGAATGCGGTCCCCACTAGACGGAAGGTTTTTTAAATGCACCTTTGAGCTTTTATACGAACAGTGCTCAGACCACATCACCGAATAGGCACCAAGTTCAGCACTGGACGGCACCCGTCCAAGGGTGTCCACGATGGACGCATACTCATCGTCTTTGAGTCCGAGTGCGCGAGCTGCTTCTAAGGGGTCTTCAGCAGGAGCGGGAACAAAACCGTCAGCCACGGGTGGAAAATTAAGTTCAAACACGGTCTACTCCTTAGCCGCCAACAGGCCATTCACCCAATCTTCAGTGCCCAACCGTGGGGTAACGAGGTGTTCCAAGATCAGGTCACGCCCATCAACAAGTCCCCCAAGTGCGGGGTCCACACTGTGTTCGGGGTGGGGCATCAAACCAGCAACATTGCCTTGGGCATTCTTCACGCCTGCAATCGCGCCCATCGCACCGTTCGGATTCGCATCGTCACCTTCACGTGCTGCAGACCCATCTGGGTTCACATAACGCAACCAGACCTGACCAGCTGCATCTAAGGCCTCAATATCAGGATGGATATAGCGCCCTTCACCACTTTTAAGCCAAATCGCATGCACCTTGCCTTGGGCATTTTTTAAATGCACGATGCGATGGCGAAAATGCATATTCACGTTTCGAGTTAATGCACCGGGTAAGAGACCAGCTTCGGTCAAGATCTGGAAGCCGTTGCAAATACCCAACACGCGCCCGCCATTGTCAGCAAAGTCACGCAGTGCGTCCATGATGGGGGCAAACCGGCTGATCGCCCCACAGCGTAGGTAATCTCCAAAGCTAAAGCCACCAGGAACGATAACCCCATCAACACCTTTGAGATCGGTGTCTTGGTACCACAACGGCACAGCTTCACATCCGAGGAGTTCAACCGCATAGGCAGCGTCACGGTCATCACAAGTACCAGGAAAAGTGATCACCCCGATACGCAAATTAACCGGGGAAATGGGCAGCTCCGCCTTGTGGGAAGCGGTGCCCATTAGTGCTCAACCTCAAAGGTCTCAAGCACTTCATTGGCCAATAACTGGCTGGCCACCTTCGTCGCAAGGGCTACAGGATCTGCGACCGAATCATCAATATCTAATTCAATGCGCTTACCAATGCGCACCGTATTCACGCCATCCAGTCCCATCTTGGGAAGGTTCCGTTCCACAGCTTGACCGGCCGGGTCCAAGATTTCGCGTTTAAGCATGACGTTGACATTCACCTTGGGCATATGCTCACCTTTGAGAGAGGGTGGGAGAGGTACAGACTATCGGTTACGCCGGTGCAGTTAAGCGCCCATACGCTTCGGCATACCGAGCTTGAACTTGGGCAACAAGGTCATCGGGCAGCGGCAACGATGTGCCATGCTCACGAACCCACTCACGCACTAACTGCTTATCAAATGAGGCCTGGTCACGTCCTGGTTCATATTGGTCGGCCGGCCAAAATCGGCTTGAGTCAGGTGTACAGACTTCATCAATCAACATAATCTGCCCATCGATCAGCCCAAACTCGAATTTTGTGTCAGCAAGGATGATGCCGCGTGATTCACAGTGAGCTGCCGCACGCTGGTAGAGGTCCAAGGTAAGGTCACGCAAATCGGAAGCTATTTCCTCACCAACACGGTCGCCCATGTGTTCAAATGAAATATTTTCGTCATGTTCGCCCGCTGGTGCTTTGTATGCAGGGGTGAAGATGGGTTCTGGTAAGCGATCAGCCACGCGCAACCCTGACGGAAGAGGTACATCACAAACTGAACCAGACGCTTGGTACTCAGCCCAACCACTCCCAACGAGATAGCCACGAGCTACACACTCAATAGGAATCACGTCGGCACGCCGACAGAGCATTGAACGACCAGAGAGTATGTCGGCAAAGGCGTCAAGACCGTAGCCGTACGTATTGGGGTCCGTTGAGAGTAAATGGTTGGGCACATCAAGGAAATCCAGCCAAAACACCGTAATACCGGTGAGTACCTCTCCCTTGCCTGGGATAGGTGTTGGGAGAACTTCATCGAATGCGCTGACCCGGTCACTCGCCACAAGTAACAACGTATCCTTCCCTACCGCAAATAGGTCACGAACCTTGCCAGAGCCAAGGGCCGTAACATCAGGTAGGGCGCCGATTTCTGCGAGGGCTTGGGTGTATGCGTGCATATCAGCCATTACACGAGCTTAGTCTGCTGAAAAAGAAACCCCGAAATAATGACACAACTCCCCCTGTCATGACGTCCTTTTGAGGCAAAGGAAGGGGTAGGAGTGCAAACTAGCTACGTGCGTAAAGAAGGTGACATGTTGAAGCTGCCAACTGACCGGCCGGTCAGGGTGGGCATTGTTGGTGGTGGCCAGCTCGCGCGCATGATGGTGTTAGATGCGGCGCGCTTGGGGCTGGACTTAACTGTGTTAGCTGCTGAACGAGATGAAGGTAGCCGTGGTGTTATTGCGGTTCGTGATGGGGACCCGAATGACCCTCAAGACCTTCAGGACTTGGCAGATTCGACAGACGCCTTGACCTTAGACCATGAACTGGTACCCCTCGAGTATTGGCGGGCGATCGAATCCCAAGGCCAGGTTCTCCACCCAGGTGCTGAAACGTTGCAGTACACCAACAAGATTGTTCAGCGCACCGCCTTTGCTCAGGCCGGTTTGCCAGTTCCCCCATTTTCAGTGGTACATACAGCGAAAGAAATAGATGGTTTCGCCTCTGAACACGGGTGGCCACTGATCCTCAAATCTCCGCTCGGTGGCTATGACGGGCACGGCATTATGCAAGTCCGTTCGATGGATGAAGCCAACGTGATGTTAGAGGCGGCGGCAGGGCAGCCCCTCCTGGCTGAACCACATTTACCCTTGCGCGATGAAATAGCGGTATTGGTATGCACCAGCGCCAGTGGTGAGCGCGTTGTCTATGATCCAGTGCGCACCATTCAGGAGAACGGTATGTGCGCTGCCGTTCACGTTGGTGAAGGTGTTCTTGACCCTGCCGTTGCGTCAGAAGCAAGCAAAATCGCCCAGCGAACCGCTGACCTCGTTGGTTCGGTTGGCATTTTGGCAGTCGAGTTCTTTGTCACCAAGGATGGCCTCACCATCAACGAAATCGCTCCTCGTCCGCATAACAGTGGCCACCACACGATAGATAGCTGTCAAACAAGCCAATTTGAAAACCATCTACGAGCTGTAGTGGGGTGGCCCTTAGGGTCCCCGGCAATGACGTGTAAAGCAGCGGCGATGGTCAATGTGATTGGTACGCAAGCCGGTGATCCCACCACACGCGTTGGCCGTGCATTAACCACCCAGGCAAAGGTCCACGTGTATGACAAGACCTGGCGCCCTGGACGCAAACTTGGACACGTAACTGCGGTAGCCAATGACATTGACACCGCAGAGGCTCGTGCTGAACGGGCTGCACAGCTACTGATGTACGGGTAGTAAAAAACTGGATATTCCCTGAGCATTTGTCCGTATTGCTCCGGTAGACTCCCCCTTATGGCCACAGGAGAACATGACCTCACGCGAGATGTGTTAAATCGTGCGATGGATCTCTATGGCCGTGATCAAGTCGCAGGCGATACCCATCAAGATTTGAATATCAGTGATGTCCGTGACATTGCTGACCAGTTGGGAGTTCCTCAGCACTATGTATCTGAGGCGCTGGCGCAGCCGATGATTCGTCCACCTGCCACACGACGTGCGTCAACCTATGTTGCTGAGCGGTATGTCAGCCATCCCGCCAACGAGGTGTTAGCCGGTGCCGTCACCTATTTGCGTCGGCGTGAGGGGTTTGTCCCTGACTACAGCGTTCCGTATGGTTACCGCTTGAAAAAAGCAACCGGGTTAGAACTGCTTGATCTGATTAACGAAACCGAAACCACACTGGCTGATTTCAAATATCTTGACGTAACCATTCAATCCATTGATGATGAGACAAGTGTGCTACGGATACAAACAACCGTGATGCCTGCGAATACAGCAATAGGTCTCGGTGCATTGGGTGGTGCAATAGCTGGTGGCGTTATCGGTTGGTTCGCTGGACTTGTAGCTACCGATTCTGGTGCATTGACTGCGGGAATGACCGCGGTCGGGATAATTATGGGGACGGGTATCGGTGTGCCCGTCGGGTTGTACTGGTGGAAGTACCAAATCACCTCATACGGTGAGGTATTAACCAGAGCCATTTGTGGCGCAGGTGATGTTATTGACAACCCGCTACCCGAACCCGTTTCACCGACCCAGCAACTTGCAGAAGGTGCAGGCAAAATTATTGGTGCGTTTGTTCGTGGCTTGTCCCATAAGAAGCCAGATGCATAGCCTTGGGGTATCAGAAACTTCCAAGAGAATCCAAGTACAATCCATGGCCATGAGGTTCTCCATATAGTGCACTGATACACCTCTCAAACCAAAAAGAAGCGTCTTAGTTCACTCATTTCTTGTTTTTTCTTCTTTTGAGCAACGAAATGATGCTCATAAACGTCCTATTACTGGCTATAGATGCTGGAATGGTTTTGGTACCAGGTTTAGCCGCACCATCTGGAGACACCAGATACACCACTACCAGGCCGTTTAACCGAATCTACCCAGTGGTTGAGACGTCTTTCAACCTGATATGCACACAATATAGACCCGTTCCTCTTTTGCTGGACGCAACGGATAGTCCCCCGATTATGCGCCTGTGGCCACCGTAGGTTCTCCTACCGAAGAGATCATGCACCTAAGGACTAGGCATGCACCATTCATGGAAGGATTCCAAGGATTTCCAACAATCTGTACTCCAACGCGCGATTCGCCTCCAGGGGGTGACAAGTGCGCAAGGCGAACCTCTGGCACCACGCACTATCCAAGAAGTACGGTCAATCGCCCACAACCTCGGTGTTAGTCAATACCACATCGAACGGGCCCTCAGCGAACCCATCATCTTTACTCCTCAACTCGGTCAAGCCGGCCCATTGAATGTCCAACGCTTTGTACCACAGCCACCTTGTCAGGTACACCGCTCAGCAAGCCTCTACCTCACCACATGTGAAGCTATGGAAATAGACGCCCAGATTCCCAACGGGTTTACGTTTATAAGTTCCTATGACGGGAAACGCTTTGCATACGATCACACCGAACCAACAATGTGGTCATTAACCGGATTAACTTGCAACATCCTTCCCCACTCCCCAGAAGGGGTTATCCTTTCGATAACCGCAGACATGCCGTCAGAACGTGTAGCTGCTATCGGTGGTGCCGTGGCGGTGGCTTCAGCAACCACCCCTATCTGCCTCACCGTTCACACCATGTTTTCTGTACTGCCCTTCACACCGCTCACGAATCAAATCATCGGTGGACTCATTGGGGTAACCGTTGGTGGGACCATTGGTGCAGTCATTGGTCGCTTGTGGTGGCGCGAAGAAGTCAAACGCAGAATCAGAGTGCTCACCCGTGCGATCCAGGGCATCGTTTCTTACGCAGATGCTGATGGCTATTAGCCATTGCTCGCATCGATTCACCCTCTCGGGCACACACCGTGTCAACGATTTCATTATCCCGTGTTGGTGCCAACCCTTCTAGGATTGTGACCATGACGAGCCCAACCAAACAGAACCTGTCAAATGCCCAATGGTATGCCCGAGCCAAAGCGGTCATACCTGGTGGGGTAAACAGCCCAGTACGAGCTTGGAATGGGGTAGGTGGCACGCCTGCATTTCTTGTTTCAGGGCGTGGTGCGACCGTTACAGATGCTGAAGGCAACGAATACTTGGACTACGTCATGAGCTGGGGCCCGCTGATTTTGGGCCACTCGCATCCGGCACTTGTCGCGGCCGCTACCGAAGCAGTTATGAAAGGGTCAAGTTTTGGGGCGCCAACCCCAGGGGAAGTCGAACTTGCCGAAATGGTGTGTGCTTCGGTACCCGGTGTTGCGTGTTTCAGAGCCGTATCGAGTGGCACTGAAGCCACGATGACGGCTATTCGTCTGGCCCGTGGATATACGGGCAAGTCAAAACTGATCAAGTTTATCGGCCACTATCACGGCCATTCTGATGCCCTATTAGTCAGCGCAGGGAGTGGCATAGCAACCCTTGGCCTGCCCGACAGCCCTGGAGTAACCCCGGGTGCTGCCCAAGACACCCTGGTTGTTGAATGGAATAACCCGCAAGCCCTTAAGTCAGTCGTGGCTCAATATAAGAATGAACTTGCAGCCATCATTTATGAGCCAGTGGCTTGCAATATGGGGTGTGTACCAGCTATTGATGGGTTCCACGAGTTGATCCGGTCACTTGCTACTGATGCTGGTGCCCTGGTGATTGTTGATGAGGTAATGACTGGGTTCCGCCTCGGTAAGGGTGGTGCAGTTGCTCGTTTTGGGCTGGATGCAGATATTGTCACCTTCGGGAAAGTTATCGGTGGAGGCTATCCCCTGGCTGGCCTGGGTGGTCGGACCGATGTGATGGCATATCTCGCTCCTACCGGCCCGGTCTATCAAGCTGGCACATTAAGTGGAAACCCCGTGGCTGTTGCGGCAGGGCTGACACAATTAAAGCTACTTGATGACGAGGTGTACACCCGATTAGAGGCGCTTGCACAACGGCTTTGCGACGGCCTCAGCGCCGTCTTTACCGAAGCGGGTATCCCTGTCCAAACCCCACGGGTAGGGTCGATGTTTTGCCTCTATTTTTCGGATAAACCCGTACAGACGATGGCTGATGCAAACGGAGCTGACCATGCTCGCTTTGGCCGTTTCTTTCATGCTATGCATGACCACGGCATCAATTTGCCACCAAGTGGCTATGAAGCTTGGTTTGTTTCTTCTGCGCATATGGAAGAAGACATCGATCGCACTATCGAAGCAGCAAAGGTCGTGGCACCGTTGCTCTAACAGCAACGCTATGAACCGAGATGGAACGATGTGCCTAGCGGCCAGGATCTAACAGCTCGGTATGGCAGCGGCTAATCAACTCACCATCAAGGGTGAATGTGAGTACAAGGTCAACCTCATGGTTTGCAATCACCTGGTCACCATCAGCTAGACGGACAATCCGCCGAACATGGGCAACCACACGGTCACCATCAGCAGAACTGATCGGACGGATACTCAACACCTGCATCCGTGCCCGTGGACCGACTAGTGTTGGGCCGAGAAGGTCAGCTAACTCTCCCGTTCCTGTGGCTTTTCCGGCTGGGCTCGTAAACTCAGCATCATGTGTAAACGTTTCAAGGATCTGTTGTAAATCACCACGATTGAGGGCATCAATATGCCCGCTGATTACGGGATGGTCTGCTTCGGGGTGTTCAGGTTTATGCACTGGTCAACGTTTCGATCAAGGCGGCTACAAGGCCGTCAACATCATGGCGGTGTGCTATAGCTGCAGGCTGGTAGCCCAGGTCCTCAATGGTGGCTGCGGTAGAGGGTCCAATGGCAACGAGTTTGACCGACGCAGCGATACCGTCTGGGGACAGTGCCACAAGATTGCGAATCGTTGATGAAGATGAACAGGCCACTGCATCAATGCGCCCTTTCGCCAAATCTTCGGCCACACCAGGTGGAAGCTCGTAGGCAGGCACGGTGCGATAGGCCTCTACATCGTGTACCTCAAACCCATTCTCGCGTAACCCTTCTGCCAACGTTGGCCCCGCAATATCTGCAAGCGGTGCCAAAACTGGTTTATCCCGCGGGAAATCCGGGTCATTGCTGATCGCACGCGCAAGTGCCTCCGCCGTTGCTCGTGGTGCAATAAGATCAGCCATAATCGAATGGGTGGCCAGCTCTTCTGCCGTTCCAGGTCCAACCACAACTAGGCGCAGCCCGGCAAGGGCCCGGCCATCAAATCCTTCATCAGCAAGCCCGTTGAACAGCGCACGGACCGCATTCCGACTCGTTAATGCAATTGCCCCGTAGGTAGAAAGCGAATGGAGTGCCCTCCGCATTGGTTCAGGGTTCAGTGCGGGCAAAATCTGAATTGTTGGTGCAATCACCACATCCGCACCCAAGGCACGAAGCTTCATAGATACGACGCTGGAATCTTGGCGTGTACGCGGCACAAGTACACGTCGCCCGTGAAGGGGACGGTCAGTAAACCACGTCAATTGATCTGCCAAGGCTGCCACTGGTCCAATCACGGTTACCGCAGGCGGCCGAAACCCCGTCCGCGCTACTTCATGTGCAACTTCTCCCAGGGTAGACCGCAGTACAGCCTGACGGCTCAATGTACCCCACCGCACGAGTGCAACGGGCGTATCAGCCGACTTGCCACCACGCATGAGCCCATTCGCAATCTGTTCAAGGTGTGCTACGCCCATCAAGACACAAAGGGTGCCCGGGAACGTTGCCAAATTGGGCCAGTTGACTGGGTCATCCTGGCCGTCTGGGTCTTCGTGTCCCGTAATCACCGCAAAGCCGTGGGCCAACCCACGATGGGTAACAGGAATACCGGCAAACGCTGGCGCAGCAACCGATGAGCTAATCCCCGGTACAACTTCAAATGGCACCCCAGCCTCAAGGCAGGCCAAGGCTTCTTCACTTCCGCGTCCAAATACAAACGGGTCGCCACCCTTAAACCGCACCACGGCATGACCTTCTTGGGCTTTTTGCACAATCAGGTCATTGATACCTTCTTGTTTAAGGGCGTGATAGTCCGGACGTTTGCCAACAAATACTTGCTCACATTCAGGCGGGCACAGGGCACGAGCTTCGGCGGAAGCTAAGCGGTCGTACGCAACGAAGGTCGCCGTAGCCAATAACTTGGCTGCTCGGGCCGTGACAAGCCCCGGTGCACCTGGTCCACTTCCCACGAGGTACACCGTTCCAGGTACCGCTGGGGTACCTCCAAGCTCCTCAATTCCTGCCATCATGCACCCTTCTGTTTGAGTGTCGCAACCACATCACGAGCAAATACAACGGCGTCAGTATCTGCATCTAGTTGTTCAGTCAATCGGATGGGGGAATGGCCTT is from Stomatohabitans albus and encodes:
- the hemL gene encoding glutamate-1-semialdehyde 2,1-aminomutase, which produces MTSPTKQNLSNAQWYARAKAVIPGGVNSPVRAWNGVGGTPAFLVSGRGATVTDAEGNEYLDYVMSWGPLILGHSHPALVAAATEAVMKGSSFGAPTPGEVELAEMVCASVPGVACFRAVSSGTEATMTAIRLARGYTGKSKLIKFIGHYHGHSDALLVSAGSGIATLGLPDSPGVTPGAAQDTLVVEWNNPQALKSVVAQYKNELAAIIYEPVACNMGCVPAIDGFHELIRSLATDAGALVIVDEVMTGFRLGKGGAVARFGLDADIVTFGKVIGGGYPLAGLGGRTDVMAYLAPTGPVYQAGTLSGNPVAVAAGLTQLKLLDDEVYTRLEALAQRLCDGLSAVFTEAGIPVQTPRVGSMFCLYFSDKPVQTMADANGADHARFGRFFHAMHDHGINLPPSGYEAWFVSSAHMEEDIDRTIEAAKVVAPLL
- a CDS encoding AraC family transcriptional regulator, which produces MAGMTEWVGPIPGTTLWRVTGGDQQHLVLPDAAMDLVISGNKIIFAGPDTQASLVSTQPGQVTWGLRFAPGMAHQMLGLPVCELQNERVALSELVELPMSVQEVAIHNPVLALKCSGTSLWRQCLASPTDIGLAHAIDHAARRGIRVKDLAEMQGLSTRTLQRICNRVFGYGPKTLVAIHQLNRAIGYGCKGIEPALVAVAAGYADQSHLIRSTQQLTGMTFNTLIKYRTAI
- a CDS encoding phosphoribosylaminoimidazolesuccinocarboxamide synthase, translated to MGALPDVTALGSGKVRDLFAVGKDTLLLVASDRVSAFDEVLPTPIPGKGEVLTGITVFWLDFLDVPNHLLSTDPNTYGYGLDAFADILSGRSMLCRRADVIPIECVARGYLVGSGWAEYQASGSVCDVPLPSGLRVADRLPEPIFTPAYKAPAGEHDENISFEHMGDRVGEEIASDLRDLTLDLYQRAAAHCESRGIILADTKFEFGLIDGQIMLIDEVCTPDSSRFWPADQYEPGRDQASFDKQLVREWVREHGTSLPLPDDLVAQVQARYAEAYGRLTAPA
- the purS gene encoding phosphoribosylformylglycinamidine synthase subunit PurS yields the protein MPKVNVNVMLKREILDPAGQAVERNLPKMGLDGVNTVRIGKRIELDIDDSVADPVALATKVASQLLANEVLETFEVEH
- a CDS encoding 5-(carboxyamino)imidazole ribonucleotide synthase — its product is MQTSYVRKEGDMLKLPTDRPVRVGIVGGGQLARMMVLDAARLGLDLTVLAAERDEGSRGVIAVRDGDPNDPQDLQDLADSTDALTLDHELVPLEYWRAIESQGQVLHPGAETLQYTNKIVQRTAFAQAGLPVPPFSVVHTAKEIDGFASEHGWPLILKSPLGGYDGHGIMQVRSMDEANVMLEAAAGQPLLAEPHLPLRDEIAVLVCTSASGERVVYDPVRTIQENGMCAAVHVGEGVLDPAVASEASKIAQRTADLVGSVGILAVEFFVTKDGLTINEIAPRPHNSGHHTIDSCQTSQFENHLRAVVGWPLGSPAMTCKAAAMVNVIGTQAGDPTTRVGRALTTQAKVHVYDKTWRPGRKLGHVTAVANDIDTAEARAERAAQLLMYG
- a CDS encoding nuclear transport factor 2 family protein, producing MHKPEHPEADHPVISGHIDALNRGDLQQILETFTHDAEFTSPAGKATGTGELADLLGPTLVGPRARMQVLSIRPISSADGDRVVAHVRRIVRLADGDQVIANHEVDLVLTFTLDGELISRCHTELLDPGR
- the purL gene encoding phosphoribosylformylglycinamidine synthase subunit PurL, which encodes MFELNFPPVADGFVPAPAEDPLEAARALGLKDDEYASIVDTLGRVPSSAELGAYSVMWSEHCSYKSSKVHLKNLPSSGDRILVGPGENAGVVDVGGDWAVTFKIESHNHPSYVEPFQGAATGVGGIIRDILTMGARPIALMNPLRFGDPDTSTTQWVKDGVVHGISHYGNCVGIPNVGGEVVYDPSYQGNPLVNVFCAGLLKKDRIQLARAEQVGDIAILIGQRTGRDGIGGASILASEEFDEGGIDETKRPNVQVGDPFAAKGVIEACLELYDADLLSGIQDMGAAGIVCSTSEMASAARMGMDVNLDLVNLREPDMEAWEIICSESQERMLALVKPERVETVIATCAKWGVDAVPIGKVVEGDRLRFWRNGVLEHDVPAASLAADGPVYHRPIEAWTHPNADIDVDADARTQSAELDTAAITAMAERVLASPNITVPSEVIEQYDAIVGHGTIAGPGGDAAVLRLQPNHVRGVAFSTDGNGRLCALDPLVGIRRVVAESTRNVACVGAEPVAATNCLNFGSPERPEIMGQFQDTITGLEEACVALGTPITGGNVSFYNQTGDAAIHPTPVMGIMGIIDDVHNARPSFAPESGISVVLIGDLRPADQALAGSEWDWVVNGRIAGRPADVDLDREIALQRLLRSSTAMLSAHDVSTGGLVTSLVEILRAQDPQRVANPRAALGLDVTVDVADEDRLAFWFGEAPTQVVVTTRDLDALTADVETAGLDLLVLGTTSESSRLVGPGLDLAL
- a CDS encoding VOC family protein; the protein is MITFTTVELYSSSAAQSAEFISKLSDYEQTFYGDDYVDIHANDGFTIAFNTTQNPRPPLAIFQVKDLEAMRAKVIDIGGEITVEPFDFPGGRRFQFREPGRNELAFWVSNAQ
- the purQ gene encoding phosphoribosylformylglycinamidine synthase subunit PurQ, producing MGTASHKAELPISPVNLRIGVITFPGTCDDRDAAYAVELLGCEAVPLWYQDTDLKGVDGVIVPGGFSFGDYLRCGAISRFAPIMDALRDFADNGGRVLGICNGFQILTEAGLLPGALTRNVNMHFRHRIVHLKNAQGKVHAIWLKSGEGRYIHPDIEALDAAGQVWLRYVNPDGSAAREGDDANPNGAMGAIAGVKNAQGNVAGLMPHPEHSVDPALGGLVDGRDLILEHLVTPRLGTEDWVNGLLAAKE